The Planococcus versutus genome contains a region encoding:
- a CDS encoding class I SAM-dependent rRNA methyltransferase, whose product MKTEISIKINDKFKAEYAKGYPLISKEALEDPEVIATEGSILKLVDKQGHFLAKGYYGRQNKGYGWVLTNTESETIDQTFIEQKLAAAISRRHAFFTNKETTAFRIFNGEGDGFGGLIIDYYDGFYLLSWYSEGMYTFKDQVIAALQNVVDCKGIYQKKRFDTKGQYIEEDDFVAGERGEFPLVVKENGVNFAVYLNDGAMTGIFLDQRDVRNVIKQKYAKGKTVLNTFSYTGAFSVVAALGGATNTTSVDLAKRSSSKTIEQFSVNGLDFESQDILVMDVFNYFKYAKRKEMKFDLVILDPPSFARSKKYTFSTSKDYTNLMKEAIALTEKNGVIVASTNSASFGMKKFKGFVDKAFKELGGKYSIVEEFTLPSDFRVRKEFKEGDYLKVLFVKLS is encoded by the coding sequence ATGAAAACAGAAATTTCTATTAAGATAAATGATAAATTTAAAGCGGAATACGCAAAAGGCTATCCGTTAATTTCGAAAGAAGCGTTAGAAGATCCCGAAGTGATAGCGACTGAAGGAAGCATTTTAAAGCTGGTCGATAAGCAAGGTCATTTTTTGGCAAAAGGCTATTATGGTCGCCAAAACAAAGGGTACGGTTGGGTATTAACAAATACCGAAAGTGAGACCATTGACCAAACCTTTATTGAACAAAAGCTAGCGGCTGCTATTTCTCGTCGACACGCTTTTTTCACTAACAAAGAAACGACGGCTTTCCGTATTTTTAATGGAGAAGGCGATGGTTTTGGTGGCTTAATCATCGATTACTACGATGGATTTTACTTGCTTAGCTGGTATAGCGAAGGAATGTATACGTTCAAAGATCAAGTGATTGCTGCTCTACAAAATGTGGTGGACTGCAAAGGCATTTATCAGAAAAAACGCTTTGATACAAAAGGTCAATATATTGAAGAAGATGATTTTGTAGCAGGTGAACGTGGTGAATTTCCACTAGTTGTAAAGGAAAATGGTGTAAACTTCGCTGTTTACTTAAATGACGGAGCCATGACGGGAATTTTTTTAGATCAGCGAGATGTACGAAACGTCATCAAACAAAAATACGCCAAAGGCAAAACCGTACTTAACACATTTTCTTATACAGGTGCATTTTCAGTAGTGGCAGCACTTGGTGGCGCAACAAACACAACGAGTGTGGACTTGGCAAAACGAAGTTCGAGTAAAACGATTGAGCAATTTAGTGTGAATGGTCTTGATTTTGAGAGTCAAGATATTTTGGTGATGGATGTTTTTAATTATTTTAAGTATGCTAAACGAAAAGAAATGAAATTTGATTTGGTTATTTTAGATCCGCCAAGCTTTGCACGTTCAAAAAAATATACGTTTAGTACATCCAAAGATTATACGAACTTGATGAAAGAAGCGATTGCCCTCACGGAAAAAAACGGCGTCATTGTTGCTTCGACAAACAGTGCTTCTTTTGGAATGAAAAAGTTCAAAGGGTTTGTTGATAAAGCTTTTAAAGAACTAGGTGGAAAATATAGCATAGTCGAAGAATTTACATTGCCAAGCGATTTTCGCGTTCGAAAAGAATTTAAAGAAGGCGATTATTTGAAAGTGCTCTTTGTAAAATTGAGCTAA
- a CDS encoding MFS transporter produces MTQSINSSSLVEKPIYGVMFAIGGCHLLNDSLQSVIPAMFPILEVSLSLTYTQLGLIAFVLNMVASVLQPVVGFISDKKPMPFALPLGMTSSFMGIAGLAFASEYWMILVSVIFLGLGSAIFHPEGSRVSFMAAGSKRGLSQSIYQVGGNTGQALAPLISAFILVPLGQIGIALFLFVAALGIFILSKISIWYKQQLEQEKRQKVKKILLSSLPEMTKQQIGVALVLLLIIIFARSFYVTNMTSFYIFHLIEFYGLTIQQGQLYVFLFLGVGAVGTFFGGPIADKIGRKNVILLSITVPIPLAAFLPYLPLPAVLLFLACIGFFIMLSFSVTVVYAQELVPSKIGTMAGLTVGLAFGMGAIGAVVIGILMDAIGVYHTMIIVSFLPIIGVVGFWLPRDRKLTVA; encoded by the coding sequence ATGACACAGTCGATCAACTCTTCTTCGTTAGTAGAAAAGCCTATTTACGGGGTCATGTTCGCGATCGGTGGCTGTCATTTATTGAATGATTCGTTGCAGTCTGTCATTCCGGCAATGTTCCCCATACTCGAAGTGAGTCTTAGTTTAACGTATACACAATTGGGCTTGATTGCTTTTGTGTTAAATATGGTAGCTTCTGTACTTCAACCAGTTGTCGGATTTATTAGCGATAAAAAACCAATGCCATTTGCATTACCACTCGGCATGACGAGCTCTTTTATGGGCATTGCTGGATTGGCGTTTGCTTCGGAATATTGGATGATTTTGGTCTCCGTTATTTTTCTTGGCCTGGGCTCTGCGATTTTTCATCCGGAAGGCTCACGGGTTTCGTTTATGGCTGCAGGATCAAAAAGAGGGTTGTCGCAGTCAATTTATCAAGTAGGTGGAAATACCGGACAAGCTCTTGCACCCTTAATCAGCGCATTTATTTTAGTGCCTCTTGGTCAAATAGGGATTGCTTTGTTTTTATTTGTTGCAGCTCTTGGTATTTTTATTTTATCGAAAATCTCAATTTGGTATAAACAGCAACTAGAACAAGAAAAACGTCAAAAAGTAAAAAAGATTTTGCTTTCTTCTTTACCTGAAATGACAAAACAGCAAATAGGTGTGGCTTTAGTTCTTTTACTGATTATTATTTTTGCGCGCTCTTTTTACGTAACAAATATGACCAGTTTTTATATTTTTCACTTGATTGAATTCTATGGACTCACCATTCAACAAGGACAACTCTATGTTTTTCTGTTTTTAGGTGTTGGAGCAGTAGGGACGTTTTTTGGAGGACCGATAGCAGACAAAATCGGTCGCAAAAATGTCATTTTGTTGTCTATTACTGTACCCATTCCGCTTGCTGCATTCTTGCCTTACTTGCCCTTGCCTGCCGTCTTATTGTTTTTAGCATGTATTGGATTTTTCATTATGCTAAGCTTTTCTGTGACAGTCGTTTATGCACAAGAACTTGTGCCTAGTAAGATTGGCACGATGGCTGGATTAACGGTGGGACTTGCTTTTGGTATGGGAGCCATTGGAGCTGTAGTTATCGGGATACTAATGGATGCTATTGGTGTGTACCATACGATGATTATAGTATCGTTTCTGCCAATTATCGGCGTGGTTGGTTTCTGGCTACCTCGCGACCGAAAACTAACAGTTGCTTAA
- a CDS encoding STAS/SEC14 domain-containing protein — MLSFIPSQDSTTIAFELNGTATKEDLLKLEQAIGEQFSDDQQFNAFAVMQKIEVPTIKALIEESKIDMKYGNQYNKLAVIGEKKLLETITKLSNVMPGVKARYFEIDEAEQAWNWIKNKQFE, encoded by the coding sequence ATGCTGTCATTTATTCCAAGCCAAGATTCAACCACAATTGCTTTTGAACTTAATGGAACAGCCACAAAAGAAGACTTACTCAAATTGGAACAGGCAATTGGAGAACAATTCTCTGATGATCAGCAGTTTAATGCTTTTGCTGTTATGCAAAAGATAGAGGTACCGACGATTAAAGCACTGATTGAAGAATCTAAAATCGATATGAAGTATGGCAACCAATACAATAAGCTGGCGGTCATCGGTGAAAAGAAACTCCTTGAAACAATAACCAAGCTTAGTAATGTTATGCCGGGTGTTAAAGCTCGATATTTCGAAATAGATGAAGCCGAGCAGGCATGGAACTGGATTAAAAACAAGCAGTTTGAATAA
- a CDS encoding GNAT family N-acetyltransferase yields MSITGLEIPTEIHTERLLLRMPKTGDGKAVNAAIQASLAELRPWLGFAEAEPSPQDTEINLLESRVKFLKKQAFRYLMFDKESHEYIGTAGFHSIQWDVPKMEIGYWINTKAAGKGYISEAVKALTELAFTTLKCNRLEIQCDAENVKSRAIPEKLGFVLEGTLHNDVRSVDGKRLTDTCIYAKYA; encoded by the coding sequence ATGTCAATCACTGGATTAGAAATACCAACTGAAATTCATACTGAACGCTTATTGTTACGTATGCCTAAAACGGGAGATGGAAAAGCAGTAAATGCCGCTATTCAAGCGTCTCTTGCTGAATTAAGACCATGGCTTGGCTTTGCAGAAGCAGAACCGTCTCCTCAAGACACAGAAATCAATTTGCTAGAATCACGTGTGAAGTTTTTAAAAAAACAAGCTTTTCGCTATTTGATGTTTGATAAAGAAAGCCACGAGTATATCGGAACTGCTGGTTTTCATAGTATTCAATGGGACGTGCCCAAAATGGAAATTGGCTACTGGATCAATACGAAAGCTGCAGGTAAGGGCTATATAAGTGAAGCGGTTAAAGCGTTGACTGAGCTTGCTTTTACGACATTAAAATGCAATCGTCTTGAAATTCAATGTGATGCCGAAAACGTGAAAAGTCGTGCAATTCCTGAGAAACTTGGCTTTGTATTAGAAGGAACATTGCACAACGATGTACGTTCAGTAGATGGCAAACGATTAACCGATACATGCATCTACGCTAAATACGCTTAA
- a CDS encoding DUF3817 domain-containing protein, which yields MFKNALSTFRFMGLLEGSSLLILLFIAMPLKYFFEFPEAVRAIGPIHGALFSMYILITIYMTFVYKWPFRFSIGAVVSAFLPFGNFILDKRLGHWLQLKPSTA from the coding sequence ATGTTTAAAAATGCGTTGAGCACTTTTCGTTTTATGGGCTTGCTAGAAGGTAGTTCATTATTGATCTTGCTTTTCATTGCCATGCCATTAAAATATTTTTTTGAGTTTCCAGAAGCCGTTCGTGCTATTGGGCCGATTCATGGTGCCTTGTTTAGTATGTATATACTTATCACGATTTATATGACGTTTGTTTATAAATGGCCGTTTCGCTTTTCGATTGGCGCAGTGGTTTCAGCGTTTTTACCATTCGGAAACTTTATTTTAGATAAACGCCTTGGACATTGGCTGCAGTTGAAACCTTCAACTGCCTGA
- a CDS encoding STAS/SEC14 domain-containing protein, producing MLSFVPSKDEETIAIEFEGTATHEDAMKIDRIIQEKFADKGKFNIYAIINNVEGPAFSGLEESMQVNMKAWHQFHKFAVISANSLPEQSAEVENLLPKLQVKYFNLDEMNDAWDWIQE from the coding sequence ATGTTATCATTTGTACCAAGTAAAGACGAAGAAACGATTGCTATTGAATTTGAAGGAACAGCAACACACGAAGATGCCATGAAAATCGATAGAATTATACAAGAAAAATTTGCGGACAAAGGAAAGTTCAATATTTATGCCATCATAAATAATGTAGAAGGTCCAGCTTTTTCAGGTCTTGAAGAAAGCATGCAAGTAAATATGAAGGCATGGCATCAATTTCATAAATTCGCCGTTATTAGCGCTAATTCTTTACCAGAACAATCGGCTGAAGTTGAAAATCTGCTGCCAAAACTTCAAGTAAAGTATTTTAATTTAGATGAAATGAACGATGCGTGGGATTGGATTCAAGAGTAA
- a CDS encoding GntR family transcriptional regulator produces MPIPVNHSKPVRVSAKESAYLQLQQWIIDGTLQPEEKLIDTDLAQALNLSRTPIREALQLLEVQGFVEMFPGKATRVTNVKKGDLKDLLPPLAVLQALSAELAIPNLDQDVFTLLEETNQRFIEAIQSQDGFSALKIDQEFHQIIVDAANNPYIYSILGSLQSHVRRQFFHHSLMLTRSSYDEHVEIIQTLKEKNPEKVTHLMKSNWVRTIDELSTVKSL; encoded by the coding sequence ATGCCGATTCCAGTTAATCACTCTAAGCCCGTTCGTGTCTCAGCTAAAGAAAGTGCTTATCTTCAATTGCAGCAATGGATTATTGATGGCACGTTACAGCCAGAAGAAAAATTAATCGATACGGATTTAGCGCAAGCATTAAATTTGAGCAGAACCCCAATCCGTGAAGCTTTGCAATTATTAGAAGTTCAAGGATTTGTAGAAATGTTTCCCGGAAAAGCTACACGTGTTACAAATGTAAAAAAAGGTGATCTCAAAGACTTACTACCGCCTCTTGCTGTCTTACAAGCACTATCTGCAGAACTCGCCATCCCTAATCTTGATCAAGACGTTTTTACTTTATTAGAAGAAACCAACCAACGATTTATTGAAGCTATCCAAAGCCAAGATGGATTTTCGGCTTTAAAAATTGATCAAGAGTTTCATCAAATCATTGTAGATGCTGCCAACAATCCCTATATTTACAGCATACTTGGAAGTCTTCAGTCTCACGTAAGAAGACAGTTTTTTCACCACTCCTTAATGCTAACAAGGAGCTCTTATGATGAGCACGTGGAAATTATCCAAACTTTAAAAGAAAAAAACCCAGAAAAAGTAACACATTTAATGAAGTCTAATTGGGTACGTACAATAGATGAACTCTCGACTGTTAAAAGCTTATAA